A stretch of the Methylacidiphilum caldifontis genome encodes the following:
- the glgA gene encoding glycogen synthase GlgA: MALSQPKRKVTPKKTRKGTSRTSSPKEPLQSSKEGVIASATGKESKPKLKILMVAAECAPYAKVGGMADMIASLSRSLSKLGHEIRVIIPFYSSIDKSRYCFRFVGSACVHMGCQTEHWIGLYETSLSDDIIIWLVEYADFFNRKGIYDEPSGEYNDNAYRFGLFSKAALEICKDTGWIPDIFHVHDWQTSLVSAYLKIWPNLLSPFKNSASLLTIHNVCYQGKYDAMVVPYLGIDWQLFRADKFEDYGKINLLKAGIVYSDFITTVSPTYAKEILEPYGGAGLHEFLKKRSGELVGILNGVDTDIWNPKTDTLIPSNYHKNDLQGKIVCKRVLQEKFNLRQSPDIPVIGMVTRLHNQKGISLLVPILREALTKEDFQFVLLGKGQRDYEDFFKTIAMEFPGKVAAYIGFSEELAHLIFSGSDFFLMPSFYEPCGLGQLYSQLYGTIPIARATGGIVDSVEDIQKNPEGTGFLFTEPSSQALLDVLKTALDCWKNEPQLIQSAQKNGMGKDFSWETAAQKYEEIYIKLSQKKPK, translated from the coding sequence ATGGCATTATCGCAACCGAAACGAAAAGTTACACCAAAAAAAACAAGAAAAGGCACTTCTCGAACTTCTTCCCCAAAAGAACCTCTCCAATCTTCAAAAGAAGGCGTCATTGCCTCGGCTACAGGGAAAGAGTCAAAACCAAAACTCAAAATTCTAATGGTTGCAGCCGAATGCGCCCCCTATGCCAAAGTGGGTGGAATGGCCGATATGATCGCTTCTTTAAGTCGTTCCCTATCAAAGCTGGGTCACGAAATAAGAGTCATCATTCCTTTTTATTCTTCCATTGACAAGTCTCGCTATTGCTTTCGCTTTGTGGGTTCGGCTTGCGTGCATATGGGTTGTCAAACTGAACATTGGATCGGTCTTTATGAGACCTCCTTAAGTGATGATATTATCATTTGGCTTGTCGAATATGCCGATTTCTTTAACCGGAAAGGAATATACGATGAACCCAGTGGGGAATACAATGACAATGCTTACAGGTTCGGTCTATTTTCAAAAGCCGCTCTTGAAATCTGTAAAGACACAGGTTGGATTCCAGATATTTTTCATGTTCACGACTGGCAGACTTCCCTGGTCAGTGCTTATTTAAAAATATGGCCTAACCTCCTTTCCCCGTTTAAAAACTCCGCTTCCCTTCTCACCATTCACAATGTTTGCTACCAAGGAAAATATGATGCCATGGTGGTACCTTATTTGGGGATCGACTGGCAGCTATTCAGGGCCGATAAGTTTGAAGATTATGGAAAGATCAATCTTCTTAAAGCGGGTATCGTTTATAGTGACTTTATTACTACGGTTTCTCCTACCTATGCAAAAGAAATTCTTGAACCTTATGGGGGGGCTGGACTCCATGAATTTCTAAAGAAAAGATCGGGCGAACTTGTGGGCATTCTTAATGGAGTAGATACCGATATTTGGAATCCCAAAACAGATACCCTTATTCCCTCAAATTACCATAAAAACGATCTTCAGGGAAAGATAGTCTGCAAAAGAGTCCTCCAGGAAAAATTTAACTTGAGGCAATCTCCAGATATTCCTGTCATAGGTATGGTTACCCGACTGCATAATCAAAAGGGGATCTCACTTCTTGTTCCCATTTTAAGAGAAGCTTTGACAAAAGAAGATTTTCAGTTTGTGTTGCTTGGCAAAGGGCAAAGAGACTATGAAGACTTTTTTAAAACCATTGCCATGGAATTTCCCGGCAAAGTGGCCGCTTACATTGGTTTTTCTGAAGAATTAGCTCATCTTATATTTTCGGGAAGTGATTTTTTCCTGATGCCTTCTTTTTATGAACCCTGCGGATTAGGTCAACTCTACTCACAGCTCTATGGAACAATTCCTATAGCCAGAGCAACCGGTGGTATCGTAGATAGTGTCGAAGATATCCAAAAAAATCCCGAAGGAACTGGCTTTCTCTTTACCGAACCCTCCTCCCAAGCCCTTTTGGATGTTCTTAAAACAGCCTTGGACTGCTGGAAAAATGAACCCCAATTAATACAGAGCGCCCAAAAAAACGGCATGGGAAAAGATTTTAGTTGGGAGACAGCCGCACAAAAATACGAGGAAATCTATATTAAACTCAGCCAAAAAAAACCCAAATAA
- a CDS encoding c-type cytochrome, translating to MTFPSLLRAQIILMIFLFVTLKSYVFAERGESLYLSHCASCHGQNGEGLGSNPPLKNSSWVRGDPQKLIQIVLNGYAGRMIVNNEEYRGRMPAWRTELNDSQVASVLTYLRSLNGADPISPSQVSLVREKSKNKPIAGGGMGCGGGHMGHGHRHGHSMGMGMGCGGCGH from the coding sequence ATGACATTTCCTTCTCTTCTTCGTGCTCAAATCATTTTGATGATCTTTTTATTCGTTACTTTGAAAAGTTATGTTTTTGCTGAAAGAGGAGAAAGCCTTTATTTGAGTCATTGTGCAAGCTGTCATGGTCAGAACGGTGAAGGGTTGGGATCGAATCCTCCCCTAAAGAATTCTTCATGGGTAAGGGGAGATCCACAAAAGTTAATTCAGATCGTCTTAAATGGTTATGCGGGTAGAATGATTGTGAACAATGAAGAGTACCGGGGCCGTATGCCTGCCTGGAGGACTGAATTAAACGATAGCCAGGTCGCTTCGGTTTTAACTTATCTCCGATCACTGAATGGAGCGGACCCTATTAGCCCCAGTCAAGTTTCCCTTGTAAGAGAAAAATCCAAGAACAAGCCGATTGCGGGTGGAGGGATGGGATGTGGAGGGGGACACATGGGACATGGACATAGGCATGGTCATTCCATGGGAATGGGAATGGGTTGTGGAGGATGTGGCCACTAA